GTAAATTTAAGTTTTTGGCAATAATAATTTGGTTCAATCTTATTCTTAAAACTACAAGCTTGAACCAAAAACAAAACATTTATAAAAGATAGTGTTCTTAAAAAGTATTTCTTTTTTATTTTAAGCCCTCCAAATTAACGCCCAAAAATTTAGCCAGACGAGCCCCTTCTTCTTCAACTTGAAGCAGTGGTTTTAGTTCACCTGCTCCACTTAATGGAAGAGGTTTTTTTCTACCTTTCAATATTAAAGCAATTCTTCTTCTAGGATTAAATCCCTCACTTATATCTAACTTAACCGATTTAATTTCATCGAAATTTAATTTAACTTCAATATCTTTAAATAATCCTTTTCTTTTTATTTCTACAGATTTTGATGATTTATCAAAATAATTACTTCCTGAACCAAAATTAATATAAACCAGATACCATAAATAAAAATTTAACAAATTGGCTATTATTCCATACGCTCCCATTATTATTCCTTGAGGGATGAACAATAAAGTGGAAGGATTACCCAGAGGCAATAAATCCCTTCCTGTGTAACTAGATATAGAGGCTAGAAGAAAACCAATCCCACCAATAGTTAGCATTCCGCCAATTATATAATTAGAAATTTTCCTTGAACCACCAATTTTTTGTTCGATTTTATCGAAAGACGTGAGGTTTGAATTCATTTTTATCTTTTTTTAGAGCCTAATTCAGATAATTTAACAAACTAAGGGAGTATTCTTACCTAATTTTTAATAAAAAAGTCAGGAAAGCTTTACAAGGCATTTCAGATATACAAATATTTCCCCACATTACTCTCAATCTTTGTTACAGTCACTGCGTATCCCGAAGCTAAAAACGATTTCTCATGACGATCGCAGTTGGTAGCGCCCCACAAAGAGGATGGTTTGATGTCCTCGATGATTGGTTGAAGCGTGACCGCTTTGTATTTATTGGTTGGTCCGGACTACTTTTACTTCCTTGTGCATATCTTGCTATAGGTGGTTGGTTTGTCGGAACAACATTTGTTACCTCTTGGTACACACATGGAGTTGCAAGCTCATACCTTGAAGGTTGTAACTTTTTAACAGCAGCTGTAAGTACCCCTGGTGATGCCATGGGACACAGTCTTCTATTTTTATGGGGTCCTGAAGCCCAAGGTAGTTTTGTAAGATGGCTACAACTTGGTGGTCTTTGGAACTTCGTTGCATTACATGGAGTATTTGGCCTAATTGGTTTTATGCTTCGTCAGTTTGAAATTGCTGGCCTTGTTGGAATTAGACCGTACAATGCATTAGCTTTCTCAGCAGTAATTGCAGTATTTACAAGTATTTTCCTCATTTATCCTTTAGGACAGCATAGTTGGTTCTTCGCACCTTCATTTGGTGTTGCAGCAATCTTCCGTTATATCCTATTTATTCAAGGTTTTCACAATATTACCTTAAATCCATTCCACATGATGGGAGTAGCTGGAATTCTTGGTGGTGCTCTACTTTGCGCTATTCATGGAGCTACAGTACAAAATACTTTGTATGAAGATACAAGTATTTATACAGATGGTAAGGTTCAAAGTTCAACATTTAGAGCTTTTGATCCAACTCAAGAAGAAGAAACTTATTCAATGATTACAGCGAATAGATTCTGGAGTCAAATCTTCGGTATTGCTTTCTCAAACAAGCGTTTCTTGCACTTTTTGATGCTGTTTGTACCTGTTATGGGTATGTGGACATCTTCAATTGGTATTGTCGGCTTAGCACTAAACTTAAGAGCTTATGATTTCGTAAGCCAAGAGATCCGTGCAGCAGAGGATCCAGAATTTGAAACTTTCTATACAAAAAATATACTTTTGAACGAAGGTATGCGAGCATGGATGTCTTCTGTGGATCAACCACACGAAAACTTTGTATTCCCTGAGGAGGTTCTTCCACGTGGAAACGCCCTTTAATAACTTATTAAGAGCTCCAAACCAAAGTATTGAGGAAACTGGCTATGCCTGGTATGTAGGTAACGCTAGATTAATCAATTTATCTGGACGTTTATTAGGAGCTCACATTGCTCACTCTGGACTAATAGTCTTTTGGGCGGGAGCAATGATGCTCTTTGAGGTTAATCATTTTACTTTTGATAAACCGATGTGGGAGCAAGGTCTAATCTGTATGCCACACGTAGCAATGTTTGGTTATGGAATAGGTCCTGGTGGTGAAGTTACAGACATCATGCCTTTCTTCCAAGCGGGCGTGGTTCATTTAATAGCTTCTGCTGTTCTTGGTTTTGGTGGTATTTACCATTCATTAGCAGGTCCAGAAAAACTTGAAGAAGATTTTCCGTTTTTCTCTACTGATTGGAGAGATAAAAATCAAATGACCAATATTCTTGGATATCATTTGATCGTTCTAGGTGTAGGTGCATTAGCATGGTCAGTAAACTGGTGTTTTATTGGTGGTGCATATGACACATGGGCACCTGGTGGTGGAGAAGTCAGACTTGTTAATCCAACACTAGACCCAAGAGTTATTCTTGGTTATCTATTTAGATCTCCATGGGGAGGAGCTGGTTCAATAATCGGTGTCAACTCTATTGAAGATATTGTTGGTGGACACGTTTATGTGGGTATTACTGCAATTATTGGAGGAATATTCCATATCTTTACCAAACCTTTTGGATGGGCAAGAAGAGCATTCATCTGGAATGGTGAAGGATTACTAAGTTATGCACTTGGTGGAATCTGTGTAGCAAGTTTTATTGCTTCAACATTCATCTGGTTCAACAACACCGCTTACCCTTCAGAATTTTATGGCCCAACAAATGCTGAAGCTTCACAGGCTCAAAGCTTTACTTTCCTTGTGAGAGATCAAAGAATTGGTGCTAACGTAGGTTCAACAATGGGACCAACAGGTCTAGGTAAGTATCTCATGAGATCTCCTACAGGTGAAATTATATTTGGTGGTGAAACAATGAGATTTTGGGATTTCAGAGGCCCATGGCTAGAGCCCTTAAGAGGACCTAACGGATTAAGCCTTGAGAAAATCCAAAACGATATTCAGCCTTGGCAGGTAAGAAGAGCTGCTGAATATATGACTCATGCTCCTAACGCTTCTATCAACTCTGTTGGTGGAATTATTACAGAGCCTAATGCTGTTAACTTCGTCAACCTAAGACAATGGTTAGCTGCAGCTCAATTCTTCCTAGGATGGTTTACATTCATCGGTCACCTTTGGCATGCAGGACGTGCTAGAGCAGCCGCTGCTGGTTTCGAAAAAGGAATCGACAGAAAGAGTGAACCAGCTCTAGAAATGCCTGATTTAGATTAAATTCTTTTTCAAAAAAAAAGCCCTATCTAAAGATAGGGTTTTTTTTTGCTAAATTTTCTTACCTATATAAATTTTTTCTGAGCCATGGCAAGCTTAAACCCATTACATTACTGAAACAACCCTCTATTTTTTCTATATATTTACCGCCTATACCTTCCAAGGCAAATCCTCCCGCGCAATATAAAGGTTCATTTGTATCTACATAACTCTTGATTTCCCAATCTTCCAACTTAGAAAAATCAACTCTTGAACTTACTATTTTTTTTATTATTTCAGTGATTTTAAAAATTTTAGAAGTTGAATCAAAATTTCCAATTATCAGAGTATGACCAGTATGTAAAAATCCAAATTCTCCAGACATTTTTTTCCATCTAATAAATGCCTCCTCCTTATCAGATGGTTTTCCATAAGCTTCTCCTTTAAATTCAAAAATTGAATCGCACCCAAGTATTTCCAAAGGACCATAATTAAATTTTTCGGGCAATGATATATTTTGAATATTCTCAGATAAACTATTAGCCTTTTGAAAAGATAATTCCAAAGCTAAATTAAATATATTCTCTTCTTGAATAGTACTTTCATCAAAGTCGCTTGATATTTGGATAAATTCAATTTGACAATTTTCTAGTAATTTCTTTCTAGATTGAGAAGCAGAGGCTAGAATTAACACAAATTTTTTACCAAATTATAATTCAATTTAATAATTAATAAATTTTAAAATTAATATAAATTACTAATGGAGTCAGAAGCAAAATTACATGAAATAAAGCAACCAATAATGGTCCTAGGCACTTGCAGTGGAGCAGGTAAATCTTTAACGGTTACTGCTATTTGCAGAATTCTTAAGAATTTAGGAGAAGAACCAATACCTTTTAAAGGACAAAATATGAGTAATAACGCCTGGGTTGATTGGGATGGCGGAGAGATGGCATATTCACAAGCACTTCAAGCTTTTGCTTGTGGTATTAATCCCTCTGCAAAGATGAATCCCATTTTATTAAAACCACAAGGGGACTCAACAAGCGAGGTGATTCACCTTGGGAAAAGCATAGGGACAACAACCGCACAAAATTACTATAAAGATTGGTTTATTCCTGGTTGGGAAGTAATTAAAAAAAGTTTAAAGTCTATTTACGATAGGAATCCGAATTGCCGTTTAATCATCGAAGGGGCTGGGAGTCCTGTAGAGATGAATTTGATTCATAGAGATCTTACTAATTTAAGAGTTGCTAAGTATTTAAATGCAAATTGCATTTTGGTTACTGATATTGAAAGGGGAGGCGTATTTGCACAAATAATTGGCACGCTTGAATTAATGAAGCCTGAAGAAAAGAAGCTTATTAAGGGAATTATTATAAATAGATTCAGAGGAGACCTTTCATTATTTGAAGACGGGAAAAAATGGATAGAGAATAAAACTCAAATCCCTATTATTGGAATTATTCCATGGTTAAATGATTCATTCCCTCCAGAGGATTCTTTAGATTTAATAGAAAAAAAATCACTTTTTAAAAATCCTGAAATCAAAGTTGGGATTATAAAATTACCATCTATTAGTAACTTCTCAGATTTTGATCCCCTAGAAAATGAAGAAACAATATTAATTGAATGGATTAGAAAATCACAAAACCTAAGTAATTATGACTTCATTGTTCTGCCGGGGAGTAAACAAACCATTAAAGATCAAATATTTCTTGAAAATTCTGGCTTAACTCATGATATAAGGGACTATTCAAATAACGAAGGAAATATTATTGGAATATGTGGAGGTTTACAAATGTTAGGGACTACACTTGAAGATCCTTATTTTAAAGAGGGTTCCAAAAATTATTCTGAACAAAAAATTAAAGGGATTGGATTACTACCATTAAAAACGACTTTCTTTAAAAAAAAATTAACACGTCAAATCAAATCTAAATCTATATGGCCATGCCAATCAGAAATTAATGGATTTGAAATTCATAATGGTCAAACTGTATTAGATGAAATCCAAAGTTCATTAAAGATTAATCCTATTTTTGAAGATTTAGATCTTGGTTGGTACAAAGAAAATGATAAAGGAGGAACTATTGCAGGAACATACATTCATGGGATCTTTGAAAATGACAGTTGGAGGGAGCAATACATTAATTTAATTAGGAAGAGTAAAAATCTACCAATATTAAATAAAAAATCAATTTCTTATAAAGAAAAGAGACAATCCATTATTGATAATCTTGCGAATGAATTCCACAAACATTTAAATCTCAAATCATTTTTAAATTGAAAGAAACAAATATAAAAATAATATGGCCAAACAATAAAGAAACATTTGTTTCAGAGGGTGATGACTGGTTTTCTTCTGCTGAAAAAGCAGGTTTAGAAATCCCTACTGGCTGCCTCACTGGAAGTTGTGGAGCCTGTGAAATAGATGTAAATGGTGAAACAGTAAGGGCTTGTATAAGTAAAATTAAAAATAAAAAAAAATGTACGTTACAGGTTTCTTTAACTACTGACCCCTTTTGGGAAAAATAAATTTCACTAAACATTACCTATTATTAGATAAAGGAAAACATAGTAAAAAAATGATCCTAAAAATGTATTTATTAGAATAACCTTCTTTTTGATTTTGGAAGAGGCAATAATATAGCTACCCAAAACATGAGGCAGGATTGGAAAAGATCTTATGATTAAAATATAAAAAGATCTAAAAGTAATATTGTCAAAAAATTTATAAAACTTATTTTCCTCTGGTTTTTTAAAAAATAATATATTTCTAGAAAATTTAAATTTAATTTTCCTCAGAATAAGAACTTGAATTACACTTAAAATGGTTAAAGCAGGAGAAAAAAATAAAACATAATGCAACCCAAAATTCTTTATTAATAAAAAATCAAAAATAATTGATAATGGTAGGCCTAAAAATATAGAAACTATATTTAAAGCAATCAAATATTTGTATTGAATATTATTAAATAAGAACTCAATATCATAGGTATACTTGAATAATAGAGCAAAAAAATAAACAACTAAATAGGTAAAAAATATTTTAATAATTACTGAGTTAAAATATAGATTTTTTTTATTCATATGAGATGAACATTAATAATGATTATCAAAAACGTAGAGGGCAAATAACATCTTTTTCCTACATGGGAAATTATAGAACCAAACAGGAAATAATTTGAAAAGAACTAATTTTATCCATTATCAAATTTTTTTTATAGGGAACATTTAGAACGACACAGGAAAATATAAAGCGGTAACAAATTTTTCATAAAAAAAAGACCCCTATAATGGGGCCTTTCATGGTTTTACTAAAAAAGTGTTTCCTTGTTTCCACTTTATAAGTTAAACCACTCTTCACACTTTTTTAATTTATGCCATGAAGTTTTTTTTCGTGGACGAGACAAATGGAATGTTACTTAACTGTCACATATGCCAGTTTTTCATTTCTGGGCATAATGCAAAAAAAAGACATAAATACAGAAAAAGGAGTGTTTACTTATCAGAGATTAACGTGTGAAGAGTTTCCAATTTGTTTAACTTACTAAGAAAAGGTATAAATTTTATATGGTATTACCTTCTCCTAAAATAGCAATTGGACTATGGCTTATAAGTATTGGAATAGTGGTTACTTTTGATATCAAAAATGAATTATTTGAAAATAAAGAGTACAAGAAAAATTTTGGTGCGCAGTAAAACAAAGATATTAATTTGATCAATAAATAATTATCTTTTAGATCAAGAATAAAAAAAATCCAGCAATAAGTCCACTTATATGGCCCAATAAACTAACTTCAGGTAAGAAAGAGAAAATCAATCCTAAAGTGCATATTGTCTTTAACATTTTTTGCACTTCATAATTAGATTTTAAACTAATTTTTTTGCCTAAAAAGCGACTCTTTCCATAAAAAGATGCTAACAGTAAGAATCCAAATAAAGCATAAATTATTCCACTAAATCCTAAAGCGGCATAGTTGGGATAGAAATTAAGAAAGTAAGATAAAATCTTTTCGTAAACCCAGATAATAAAAAAATTAAAAAAAGAACAAATTAAAATAAATTTCAGATAAAAAAATCTGCTTTCTATTCCAAGTCTAATCAAAAAATATCTTGTAATGATTATCCCACCAAGATTACTCAATAAATGATTTAAATCTGCATGAACTAGGATTGATGTGAGAATCCTATGAGGTTGATCACTAATTAGTCTTGGTACAAAATATAAAATTTCTTTATCAAAAACCCTAATTAAATCTGTAAGTATAAAAACTATAATTAAAAGAGATGCGCTTAAGATGTATTGCCAATCATTTTTAGATATTGAATTATTAATATCCATATTTTCTCTAGTTTTATAATCAAAGAATATCTACTTACTGATAAAAAAAGAACGTGAAAAGGGGATTTTGAATGTCTTGAATTTTATATTACCTTTAGTAAACTTTGCAATGAGAACTTGTTGGGTGGTCTATGCATTCTTTTTCCCAATAATCTTGCCTAGGGTCTTTTGGCAGTTGATAATTAAAATCATGCATTTTCCAAATATCTGAAGTTGCATTTTTTAGGGCAGTTAATGGAGTGGTTAGTCTCATAAACCTCCTTTATGACTACTTCTTAATTATCCTCCTATTCAATTGAAATTAATAGAGTATTAATACCCGAGTATTAGTGCTTTGTGGTTGTCAAAACTATCTCTTCCCATTCATTAGGAGTAGAAAGAATTCAGAAGTCAAGGGCACTTCATCGACTCTCTGGACATCGAGGCACATGAGACTCAAAAGGGCAAACAAATGTCCTCTTTTTTTAAATTTTATAAGTACTTTTTATTAAATAATTACATTGATAATGGGAAAGATTACAAAAAACGGAGAGGGTGGGATTCGAACCCACGAATAGTTTCCTATTAAACGATTTCGAATCGTTCGCTTTCGACCGCTCAGCCACCTCTCCCTAATTAAAGAATATATTTAAATTTCATATATTATGTTTTCAATCTATATATATCTTTATTTTCAATTCCACCCTGAATCTTTCATCAATTTTATCGCAAGTGAATTATTTACTCCAAGGTCCTCTACCGTTACGCTATCAGGATTAAATTCTCCAAAGTTTTTGACAATTGGATTTTGATTAACCTCTTTTAATGGATGTTCAAAGGTAGGAGCAGCAAGACCTTTACTTCCTAATGGAGATGCTAAATACTCAAGA
The genomic region above belongs to Prochlorococcus marinus XMU1405 and contains:
- a CDS encoding photosystem I assembly protein Ycf4, coding for MNSNLTSFDKIEQKIGGSRKISNYIIGGMLTIGGIGFLLASISSYTGRDLLPLGNPSTLLFIPQGIIMGAYGIIANLLNFYLWYLVYINFGSGSNYFDKSSKSVEIKRKGLFKDIEVKLNFDEIKSVKLDISEGFNPRRRIALILKGRKKPLPLSGAGELKPLLQVEEEGARLAKFLGVNLEGLK
- the psbD gene encoding photosystem II D2 protein (photosystem q(a) protein), producing MTIAVGSAPQRGWFDVLDDWLKRDRFVFIGWSGLLLLPCAYLAIGGWFVGTTFVTSWYTHGVASSYLEGCNFLTAAVSTPGDAMGHSLLFLWGPEAQGSFVRWLQLGGLWNFVALHGVFGLIGFMLRQFEIAGLVGIRPYNALAFSAVIAVFTSIFLIYPLGQHSWFFAPSFGVAAIFRYILFIQGFHNITLNPFHMMGVAGILGGALLCAIHGATVQNTLYEDTSIYTDGKVQSSTFRAFDPTQEEETYSMITANRFWSQIFGIAFSNKRFLHFLMLFVPVMGMWTSSIGIVGLALNLRAYDFVSQEIRAAEDPEFETFYTKNILLNEGMRAWMSSVDQPHENFVFPEEVLPRGNAL
- the psbC gene encoding photosystem II reaction center protein CP43 — encoded protein: METPFNNLLRAPNQSIEETGYAWYVGNARLINLSGRLLGAHIAHSGLIVFWAGAMMLFEVNHFTFDKPMWEQGLICMPHVAMFGYGIGPGGEVTDIMPFFQAGVVHLIASAVLGFGGIYHSLAGPEKLEEDFPFFSTDWRDKNQMTNILGYHLIVLGVGALAWSVNWCFIGGAYDTWAPGGGEVRLVNPTLDPRVILGYLFRSPWGGAGSIIGVNSIEDIVGGHVYVGITAIIGGIFHIFTKPFGWARRAFIWNGEGLLSYALGGICVASFIASTFIWFNNTAYPSEFYGPTNAEASQAQSFTFLVRDQRIGANVGSTMGPTGLGKYLMRSPTGEIIFGGETMRFWDFRGPWLEPLRGPNGLSLEKIQNDIQPWQVRRAAEYMTHAPNASINSVGGIITEPNAVNFVNLRQWLAAAQFFLGWFTFIGHLWHAGRARAAAAGFEKGIDRKSEPALEMPDLD
- a CDS encoding nucleoside triphosphate pyrophosphatase, encoding MLILASASQSRKKLLENCQIEFIQISSDFDESTIQEENIFNLALELSFQKANSLSENIQNISLPEKFNYGPLEILGCDSIFEFKGEAYGKPSDKEEAFIRWKKMSGEFGFLHTGHTLIIGNFDSTSKIFKITEIIKKIVSSRVDFSKLEDWEIKSYVDTNEPLYCAGGFALEGIGGKYIEKIEGCFSNVMGLSLPWLRKNLYR
- a CDS encoding cobyric acid synthase codes for the protein MESEAKLHEIKQPIMVLGTCSGAGKSLTVTAICRILKNLGEEPIPFKGQNMSNNAWVDWDGGEMAYSQALQAFACGINPSAKMNPILLKPQGDSTSEVIHLGKSIGTTTAQNYYKDWFIPGWEVIKKSLKSIYDRNPNCRLIIEGAGSPVEMNLIHRDLTNLRVAKYLNANCILVTDIERGGVFAQIIGTLELMKPEEKKLIKGIIINRFRGDLSLFEDGKKWIENKTQIPIIGIIPWLNDSFPPEDSLDLIEKKSLFKNPEIKVGIIKLPSISNFSDFDPLENEETILIEWIRKSQNLSNYDFIVLPGSKQTIKDQIFLENSGLTHDIRDYSNNEGNIIGICGGLQMLGTTLEDPYFKEGSKNYSEQKIKGIGLLPLKTTFFKKKLTRQIKSKSIWPCQSEINGFEIHNGQTVLDEIQSSLKINPIFEDLDLGWYKENDKGGTIAGTYIHGIFENDSWREQYINLIRKSKNLPILNKKSISYKEKRQSIIDNLANEFHKHLNLKSFLN
- a CDS encoding 2Fe-2S iron-sulfur cluster-binding protein produces the protein MKETNIKIIWPNNKETFVSEGDDWFSSAEKAGLEIPTGCLTGSCGACEIDVNGETVRACISKIKNKKKCTLQVSLTTDPFWEK
- a CDS encoding rhomboid family intramembrane serine protease gives rise to the protein MDINNSISKNDWQYILSASLLIIVFILTDLIRVFDKEILYFVPRLISDQPHRILTSILVHADLNHLLSNLGGIIITRYFLIRLGIESRFFYLKFILICSFFNFFIIWVYEKILSYFLNFYPNYAALGFSGIIYALFGFLLLASFYGKSRFLGKKISLKSNYEVQKMLKTICTLGLIFSFLPEVSLLGHISGLIAGFFLFLI